In Colwellia sp. PAMC 20917, a single genomic region encodes these proteins:
- a CDS encoding PspC domain-containing protein: MDFGKLPKSEKNILAGVAGGIAAYQGINPYKVRIAFLLTALLTGGIIVIVYTGLALWMPPPNR, translated from the coding sequence ATGGATTTTGGTAAGCTTCCTAAATCAGAAAAAAACATACTAGCAGGAGTTGCTGGTGGAATAGCTGCATATCAGGGGATTAATCCCTATAAAGTTAGAATCGCTTTTTTACTCACCGCACTATTGACTGGAGGGATCATTGTTATTGTATACACAGGATTAGCTTTGTGGATGCCTCCTCCTAACCGGTAA